The region CAAGGTGTTTAGCTGCGACTGGGATCGCATCACAATGGAATATGTCGAGGGGGAGACTTTACGAGACGCATGGCCTCAGCTTACTGCCGACCAACGCTCCAGTATCTTGGATCAACTCAAAGGATATATCTCGCAGATGCGTAACTTGTCTGGGACAGTTCTCTGCCGAATCGACGGCGAGGGTGCTCTAGTCACCGGTTTCTTTACCCGGTCAGGTGGTCCGTTTCGCAATATGGCTGACTTTCACAATTGGCTTGTTCGGGTCCCAGGCGCATTGAAGCCCCAATCAATGTTCTGGCACCAGGTAACGGCTCAACTTCATGATGACTACGGCATCGTGTTCACGCATGGAGATATTGCTGCATGCAACATCATGATACGTGACGGTCGTATTGTCGCCATCTTGGATTGGGAGGCTGCTGGATGGTATCCGGAGTACTGGGACTACGTCAAtaccatgtctggtttggatCGTATTGACTGGGAGTCACTGGGTAGCCGCCTCCCGAGTCTCTTTGATAAGCACTATAATCTGGAATACATTCTGATGACCTTCATTCACAACATTGGCTGATCATGCCACTAGTATGTATCAGTTTCAAAAAAAGGATCCTACGGGTGACGTTGCGATATGAGCAAGATCTTAATAGGGATGTGGGATTCGCAACATGACACTCGAGCGTGAAAGAAACCTCATTCAGGTACATCAACTATTCCATTGAGTATCCTGTTGTCATCAACAGACGAGGTTTCAGGGGGTGGCCGCTCCTAGGTCCGATCCTTGTCGGGTTGTTCGGTCCGTCACCAGAAGGAGTAACATTTGGTCCAGCGACCTTTAGGCGATCGGTCTTACGAGATCGCCGCTGTGGAAGGGATTGTCCCACTCTAGCCGTGGATCATGGTCCCAGATGTCCTTGTCAATATTCCTTCGGGGACATCACCCGGATAAGAATGGCTTCTGTGGGCCAAATGTTGAACGCTGCTTGAGATTCACATGCATTGTTGCGACCAACGTGACATTGCAATCgggaaacaaaaaaattCTGCCGGTAGTTATCTCACCAAGCCTCCTTTAAGTTTATCAACAGCAGGGATATACTACAAATACAGGGACAATGAAAATTTGCAAAACAAGAGgatgccaccgccaaatATGACGCTACAAGTCTGGATTGCCGCGGCCCAAGTTGGCTGTCTCCTGCGGTGCATCCGAATGTGAAACATGAATTTTCGTAGTTTTGATAATTCCACCATTGTTACTTTTCCAGAGGTTGTCCTGACTGCCTGCTCGATCCAAGCCCTGGTCTgtatcatcttcatcacGAAGCTTTTGCATGTGAGTATTCTGTGATCTTAGTAGCCACGAGCCGCGTGAACTGATATG is a window of Pochonia chlamydosporia 170 chromosome 5, whole genome shotgun sequence DNA encoding:
- a CDS encoding phosphotransferase enzyme family domain-containing protein codes for the protein MSKDLLASMMHRDRTKALFGDSPPPPREHAAYPEGEIIYHLGNRYAVRHGDTVTKYTTFPPGMGRNPEPNEAVALRFIKENTSIPEPKVFSCDWDRITMEYVEGETLRDAWPQLTADQRSSILDQLKGYISQMRNLSGTVLCRIDGEGALVTGFFTRSGGPFRNMADFHNWLVRVPGALKPQSMFWHQVTAQLHDDYGIVFTHGDIAACNIMIRDGRIVAILDWEAAGWYPEYWDYVNTMSGLDRIDWESLGSRLPSLFDKHYNLEYILMTFIHNIG